Proteins encoded together in one Cicer arietinum cultivar CDC Frontier isolate Library 1 chromosome 4, Cicar.CDCFrontier_v2.0, whole genome shotgun sequence window:
- the LOC101513463 gene encoding elongation factor 1-alpha-like produces the protein MGKEKVHINIVVIGHVDSGKSTTTGHLIYKLGGIDKRVIERFEKEAAEMNKRSFKYAWVLDKLKAERERGITIDIALWKFETTKYYCTVIDAPGHRDFIKNMITGTSQADCAVLIIDSTTGGFEAGISKDGQTREHALLAFTLGVKQMICCCNKMDATTPKYSKARYDEIVKEVSSYLKKVGYNPDKIPFVPISGFEGDNMIERSTNLDWYKGPTLLEALDQINEPKRPSDKPLRLPLQDVYKIGGIGTVPVGRVETGVLKPGFVVTFAPTGLSTEVKSVEMHHEALTEALPGDNVGFNVKNVAVKDLKRGYVASNSKDDPAKEAANFTSQVIIMNHPGQIGNGYAPVLDCHTSHIAVKFAELITKIDRRSGKEIEKEPKFLKNGDAGLVKMIPTKPMVVETFAEYPPLGRFAVRDMRQTVAVGVIKSVEKKEPSGVKPKKK, from the exons ATGGGTAAAGAGAAAGTTCACATCAACATTGTGGTCATTGGCCATGTGGACTCTGGGAAGTCAACCACCACAGGTCACTTGATCTACAAGCTTGGAGGTATTGACAAGCGTGTCATTGAGAGGTTTGAGAAGGAAGCTGCTGAGATGAACAAGCGTTCATTTAAGTATGCCTGGGTTCTTGACAAGCTCAAGGCTGAGCGTGAAAGAGGTATCACAATTGACATTGCTCTGTGGAAGTTTGAGACAACTAAGTATTACTGCACCGTCATTGATGCCCCCGGACACAGAGATTTCATTAAGAACATGATTACTGGAACATCCCAAGCTGATTGTGCTGTCCTTATCATTGATTCCACTACTGGTGGTTTTGAAGCTGGTATTTCTAAGGACGGTCAGACCCGTGAACATGCTCTCCTTGCTTTCACTCTTGGTGTGAAGCAAATGATTTGCTGCTGTAACAAG ATGGATGCCACTACTCCCAAGTACTCTAAGGCTAGGTATGATGAAATTGTGAAGGAAGTTTCATCCTATTTGAAGAAGGTTGGCTACAACCCAGACAAAATTCCATTTGTTCCCATCTCTGGTTTTGAGGGAGATAACATGATTGAGCGCTCTACAAACCTTGACTGGTACAAGGGTCCAACCCTTCTTGAGGCCCTTGACCAAATCAATGAGCCTAAGAGGCCATCAGACAAGCCCCTCCGATTACCACTTCAGGATGTCTACAAGATTGGAGGAATTGGTACTGTGCCTGTGGGGCGTGTCGAGACTGGTGTCTTGAAACCTGGATTTGTCGTGACTTTTGCGCCCACTGGACTGTCAACTGAAGTCAAGTCTGTTGAGATGCATCATGAAGCTCTCACTGAGGCCCTTCCTGGTGACAATGTTGGATTTAATGTTAAGAATGTTGCTGTCAAGGATCTCAAGCGTGGTTACGTTGCCTCAAACTCCAAGGATGACCCCGCCAAGGAGGCTGCTAACTTTACATCCCAAGTTATCATCATGAATCACCCTGGCCAGATTGGTAATGGTTATGCCCCTGTTCTTGACTGCCACACCTCTCACATCGCCGTCAAGTTTGCTGAGCTTATTACCAAGATTGACAGGCGTTCTGGTAAGGAGATTGAGAAGGAGCCGAAATTCCTGAAGAATGGTGATGCTGGTCTTGTGAAGATGATTCCAACCAAGCCCATGGTGGTTGAGACTTTTGCTGAGTATCCTCCTCTTGGGCGTTTTGCTGTCAGAGACATGCGTCAAACTGTGGCTGTGGGAGTCATCAAGAGTGTGGAGAAGAAGGAACCTAGTGGAGTTAAGCCAAAGAAGAAGTGA